AGAATCACCTGGTCTCCTTTCCGGTAGTTTCTTCTAGAATAGAAGTGGTATGAAGAAACGTCTTTCTCATATCCAGCATCTATTAGCCTATGGGCAGCGGCCAATTCAGTTCCTGATTCAAGCATAGCGTCTTCTTGCAAAGAAAAGGCCTTTCCAGCAACCCCATCTTCAGAATTAGATGTTTCCTCTCCAGGTGCTGCATAGTTGAAGAAATCTCCCACAGGGCATAAACATCCAGCTTCATCCCAAGGTATATGCATGGTGCGCGAGGATATCTTCAGTAAGAAAATTTTTTCATGTTAAAACATGAATATACCAAGTAATTGATAGACAATAGTGCTCAAGTATATCGTGACAAAGAGTGCTAGATGGATCACAAATCAAACACAGCATTGGTATCTTGCAATGATTAGGGATTTCTAATCAGAAACACTTAAGTAAAAAATGACAGTTTTATTCCAGATTAGCACTTGGGAGTTCACTCCATACTTACAGAACCAGAGGCCCAGAGCCATGCCTTAAGAGTGAGAAATTGTGGCTTGAGTTTGAGTTCATGCATAAGCAGAGTTACTTCATTCCACTCCTCTTCAGCCTTCTCAGAAGCCTTTTGTGCAGCCCATATGGCATCATCAATCTAAAAGTATTGGAGAAATTTAAGACGAAGACTTTTAATGGTGAATTTCAGTCAACTATGATGCTTTGTGATGGACATTAGCAATGCAGTGAACAGAAGAAGTATTTTCCAACAATAAAATACATTTTAACTTGTAGGGATTGCTACAAACTTGCAATGCTTGTatctcgaattttccaaaatctgCAAGGGTGTCATAGCCGCGGGGGAACTGTTTTAGATAGGGCCACCACTGAGAACTCTTGCCCTTGTTCACTTCATTTAACAGTCCAACAGCCAATATCTGCAGTAAGAATAAGTTCAAAAAGCATAGACATCAAATTGAATGAAACCATCATTACTTGCCAAACAAAACAGAGAGTAGAACAAGTGTTAACCACTCTGACTATGGAGATTTGATTCACTTTACACAACCAACCCCGCAAAGCTTTTGCTAAACACTTGAAGAAACTGCAGACTCAACGTAAAGGTCCAGCCTTTCAATACAACTTCTTAAATTGACGCACTGAGCACCACTTGTTAACTGAAAAACCCACTTCAGTACATTATAAACTCTTGTATAAATATAACGAAACTTCAACTCTTAACAATATATTGTACACAAACAAAATAGAACAGTTAATTGGGGAAGAGTAGCTTAGAGAACAAGATTGGAGAAACTTTAAGCTACAGAGTTTTATCAATTTGCTTCAAGAACAACTGTAAATTTATTGCTCCCCGTAATCTTTTATATCTaggtcatatatataagatttttAGCAACACATTGAGCTAACTTCACATTACAAGTTGATCATATAAACCTCCAAAACACATAAAGTACCTGCCTTTAGTCCAAAACAAAGCAAAACCCAAGTTCTAATTCTTACACTCCATATTTAAGAGAACAATAACCTGTGTGGAGGAGAGAGAAGGGTGCTTCTTGACAGCAATGGAGAATGCATAATCGTTCATCATAAGATTTTGACTAGTCATTAACGCATCCTTTGGAACTCTAAGAATCAATTCCCATTTCCTAATATCACGAGCTGCTGCTAAACCTCTCCTTCAATAATTGAAAAAATCATTCATTCCTCGTCAGATTCATGAAAGAAAATCCAGAAAAAAGAGTTGTGATTAGTAATATATACCCTCCGGCTTCAGGGAAATTAGAGACAACAAGGGAGTTTCCCAAACATGAATCGGATTGGGTTGTAGGAGTTGAAGGAGAGTCTGAGATTCCCAGCTCCGATGCCCATTTCAGGAAGTTCTTCAGGTTCAATGCTTCAGCTTCTTCCATGGCGGCTTTGCTGTGGAACTGGGCTTTTCCGTTTCATTTGTCTAGAGAAAATGCTCAAGGGCAAACCGGATTACTGGACCAATTCAGTTTAACTGGGCCCAAGTCCATAAGCTAATGGCACAAATATTACTTGGCAAGTCACACGTTTAGCCCGTAGGTCAAAAATAAGGGAAACTTACattgatatattatatttaaaaaatatttattatttatagtaataatatttttatttttgctgaatacttataatatatttataatatagttttaatatgtattacaaaaaataatttataatacaaattttattaataGGTAATACATTTACCACACactttaatataattataatatattgtgtcaatttTTTACTAAGCagacataatatattttaaaacacttataatatatttatattacatgtataattcaattttaatatatagtgcagatttatcatagtattgttatgtattgttataaatggtaataaataaataaaatatcgctaaaatcagcaattatttattaaaaagtactcttttaagtaattttttaaaaaaataattacatttgctaattaaatatatagaaattatatattattttatattgacaATTATTTTGATGAAAGATTATTTATGTGAATTTCTTAATATGAATTTATGTTTCTATTTAAGTTTTGACCTCGTTTAAACAAAATGTAAAATAATTTCGCGGCTAGAATTTGGTAGCAAAATTTTGACGGATCGTCATTATTTCTGATTAATGACTCTGTTTTATCACAAATCTTAAAGAATCAAAAGAATTAGCAACTAATTTAAAGAATTGTCAACATTTGGCTATAAATTCTAACAATGTTGTGTAGGAATTTCATCAACACATTTTTGCATCAAAATTGATCTATATTAGTCCAAATCAATTACAAATGACTTCAAATTTAATATTCAACCTTCCAATACTTATGCCAATATTTCTGAATGGTTAGATTCAACCCAAACTTTCAACAATCAATAGACCACTTTAtttttccttgaaataaaatttcaaattcaactgttgtattctttaattttcttcCACCAAACTAATCCGAATCATCATGGATATATAGACAATATAGTCACAATGAAATATTGACCACTCAATTCcaatggtaaaaaaaaaaagagcaacGAGTCTTCAAATAATATAACACGTatcctatttatttttttctgattTGTTTGAACTAATTGTAACTTGAACACCCTCTCCAAATAATTAAATAACCTTAAGAAGAGCACGATTATGGGTAGGAAAGACAGATTAATCATATATAGGTGAAAGGCTCAAtacatcaataaaatatttggttatgggaaattaataagaaaattaaACATGTAACATCTCAAACCAAAATCTAATTATCTAAAAGAAATCTATAAAGGAAATCCACTAGTTCTAAACAAGGAGTTctctaaccttttttttttcaaaatgaatAGTATATAGTTAATGCATTGTTCGAATTATTCATAAATTTTTGTCTAGTATTCCCTCCGTCTCAAAATAATTGTTATATTTTGCTGCTTGAGAGTTGACTTGACTAGTTTTCGAAACtaaattaaattagattaatttaatagtttaaaaataaattttagacaTTCAAAATGAAGGGACTATATGTATGTTGCAATCTTTTAAGATATTGATatgatcaaaaaatattttaaaatattaatcataattcatatagtttaactttcaaaaaataaattgcgacaaatattttgaggagCTACAAGGGATTTACTAACTTTTATATATACcaataaatagagaaaaaatttCTAACACTATGtgcatttattttgattagTTATAAATGTTTATATGACGCATCACTGCTCAAATTACTAATCTTATttactataaataataataatctaatatttcttttaagatCTGTAAAATTCTTTTATACCATTAATTGATAccagaaaattagaaaatataataCACTAAAACtgatattgaaaaaaattagatattgaaaaattatattataaaaatactccATGTTGCAATGAGACATATATAGAAGAAACTTTTAGCGAGATGAATTTATATGTAGAAGCGTtcaaataaataacatacagcAAATTAAAGGTACAACCCGGAAAATGCATTGTGATGCAGTAGTGAAATtgttttattcttaattaaagGTCTCATATTTGAATCTTGATATGGAAAAAATTCTATTATGAGCGTCACTTTCGAATGAACCTACAATGCACGattcaaaattaattgaaacttCAATGTAGAATCCAAACACTAttggaaaacaaaaaaacaaaaagcatAATAAGCCTTTATCGAAATTTCAGAATGAATAGATGGATGATTCTATTTTTCAACAAAGTTTAGGAGAGCCAAAGCGTTCCTTTTCTGGTGGCTCGTACTCAGTGGCGGACCtagaaattttatgaagggggttcaaaaaaattaaacacgctaatcagaaaaaaaaatgtgcttattcGGATTCAAACCCGCGAGCTGAGACAAGCTAAAGCAAAATATTGAACCCCATTTGCCACTGAGCTAAtcctttggcttatgctcaaggggttcaatgttaaatatatacacataaatttaaatttttatcttatatatacagtgtaattttttaacgaaggagGTTTGGATGAACACCCTTAACTATACATGGGTCCGCCCCTGCTCGTACTCTTTTAGAACCGTGCACGTAAATAACAtaccaaaaattaaatttctaaatTTCAAAAGGTTCCACAAAAATTAATAGAACTAAGTTAAAATGTCCCCAATACTTTTTACCGGAAAGTAGATTGTCTGCCATAATTAGATTAAGATAGTAAAAATAGAAGCTTGTAATATAGTTAGACCAAATGCAAATTATTTACTAtggaataatatttatattttgttgtgTATGTTGACTATTGTATCCTTgatttaattaagaaaaaagttctaaaattgtattatatataaaatgttTCCCACAAATTAAAGTCATTAgaactgaaaaataaaatggataATTGCATAAACCTCACCTCAAATTTGATGTCGTAATACTTACTTTTTCTATGATTTACAATAACATCCTTTTATTCATGTCATCAATATCGGATATTCTCCTTTGATTTCAAATGACATTTCTTTAACTgagcaacataattttatttgatcagttgTCAAATTGATGCTTTGTTTCTTTAAAAAtgatttcctttttcatttttcatatcTCCAAAATGTTGCTATTCcattttcatattatattagTAATTATTAATGAGGCATAAACAGTTCTGCTTCAcaaaccccccaaaaaaaaagttgaaaaaaaaaacaatttaaaaaattatatattgcCATCCCAATTCCCACACCGCTGAATTGAATGGCCCTAACTGTATTTGTATCtgccaaacaaattaaattactACAAAAGTGAAGGAAGTGCAAACTGCTACGTGTCAAATATAGAGCCGCGATAAGCCTCAACCCAACTTGTTGTGGATAACACGCG
The sequence above is a segment of the Solanum dulcamara chromosome 11, daSolDulc1.2, whole genome shotgun sequence genome. Coding sequences within it:
- the LOC129874477 gene encoding protein SET DOMAIN GROUP 40, whose protein sequence is MEEAEALNLKNFLKWASELGISDSPSTPTTQSDSCLGNSLVVSNFPEAGGRGLAAARDIRKWELILRVPKDALMTSQNLMMNDYAFSIAVKKHPSLSSTQILAVGLLNEVNKGKSSQWWPYLKQFPRGYDTLADFGKFEIQALQIDDAIWAAQKASEKAEEEWNEVTLLMHELKLKPQFLTLKAWLWASGSISSRTMHIPWDEAGCLCPVGDFFNYAAPGEETSNSEDGVAGKAFSLQEDAMLESGTELAAAHRLIDAGYEKDVSSYHFYSRRNYRKGDQVLLSYGTYTNLELLEHYGFLLTENPNEKAFIPLEPDMYSLCSWENELLYIQPDGKPSFALLSTVRFWAVPKTSRRSVVHLVYSGNRLSTENEVVAMRWLAKKCRTTLDFLRTTAEEDSNLLAILDEFEDIHKFLEIKEMPPPLASELCAFIESKNLVSEGICAMSSVARRSIERWKLAILWRYLYKKILCNCIVHCTEVIYHIVSQRDSIQGNLH